In Gemmatimonadaceae bacterium, the DNA window AACGCGCGCCGACGAGCGCACCGCGCTCGATGGCCTCGTCGATCATCGGCACGAGCGCGTCAACGCCTTCGATCGAGAACCGTTTCACGTTCACGAACGCGAGGCCGAGGAACCGCTCGAAGCCGTCGACTTCGGTGAGCCGCTGCAGCACGTGGCGCTTTTCGTCCGGGGTCAACGGCGCCGTCACTTGTCGCTCCTCGATCGCGCGCCGGAACCAGTCACGCTCCGCTTCCTCCTCGAGGTGATCGAACTCGAAGCCGATCGTGCCGCAGTAGAGTTCGCGCATATGCTGCACGACGTCGGCTGCCGTGCCCGTGAGCTGTGTACTCGTGTGCGCGTCGGCGAGCGCCGTCGCCGGAATCTCGCCAAGGTCCGATTCGGTTATTCCATGAAACTCAGGCTTGAGCTCGGCCGCACCGAGTGGTGGAGCGCCGAGCGGATCGAGCTGAACGGCAAGGTGACCGTAGCGCTGAATGGCGCCGAGCAATGCGGCGGCGCCGGCGACCTTACGAAGGAGCGACTCGTCTACTCCGCTCGGCCCGCTGGTGCCGGCGAGCGACTCGGCAAAACGAAAGAACTGTCGCCACGATTCTTCGACCGAAGCCGGATCGCGGCGATATGCATCGTACATCTCGGCGACGTAGCCGTCGTTGAAGACACTGCTAATCGGTAAGGAGCTCATGATCAGAAGCGATTGGGCTTTCCAAATGTACTCGCAATCCAAATCCCGCAGTTCCGCGAGAGGATCAGGAGCGAGCGCGCAGCGCGAGCGACGGCCGTTAGTCTGCCGGAAGCGCGAGCGTAAAGGTCGAGCCAGCGCCAAGCTCGGACTCGACGTCAATGCGTCCGCCCAGCAACTGGGCGAGTCGCTGTGAGATGTAGAGACCAAGCCCAGTCCCACCATGCCGGCGAGTGAGGCCGGCATCGACCTGCGAGAACGGACGGAAGAGTCGACGCGCATCCTCGGGCGAGATCCCCGATCCCGTGTCCCTCACGGCGATGCGCACCTCGCGCCGCTCGTCACCCTCGGCCTCGCCTGACGAGTGGATTTCGCTCAACACGATGCGAACCTCGCCGTCGTCGGTGAATTTCACCGCATTCCCCGCGAGATTGACGATGATCTGGCGCACCTTGTCGACGTCACTCGTGAGGCGAACGGGGTCGGCGGGAAAATCGCAGGCCAGGCGCAGGAGCTTTTGTCGCGCGAGCGGCTCGACGATCGCGGCGGCCGCGCGGACCAGATCCTCAGCCAGAAACTCAGTTGGCCTGACGACTTCACCTCCCGCTTCGATGCTCGAGAATGCGAGCACCTCCTCGATCATCACGGTCAAGTGATGTGTCACCGAGCGCATGCGCTCGAGGACGTCGGTCTGTGACTCGGTGAGCGGACCCATGACTTCATCCGCCAGGAGTTCCTCGTATCCGGTGAGGGCGGTGAGCGGCGTCCGCAGCTCGTGCGAGATCGTCGCGAGGAAGCGTCCCTTGGCGCGATCCGCGGCGCGTGATTGCTCGAGCAGCTCCGCCTTCCACATCGCGAGCGCCGCATGGTCCGCGATGACGCGCAATCGCTGCGCTTCGGTTGGCAAAAATGCCGCCGCACGATCGCCGCGGACGACAGTGAGAATGCCTAACAAGCGCTCGTGCGCGATCAGCGGAGCGGCGAGCATCGGCCCGATACGAAGCTCCGGTACGATGCGCGCCAACGGACGTTGCGACGCCGTGAAGTTCTCGACGGAAACTACGCCGCCACTCTCGAGCGCTTCCTTGGCGACCGACCCGTCGAGGGAAAAGCGACGCTTGAGACCCAGCGTCATCGCGCCCGCGGCCGACACGACCTCGCCTTCACTCCCAGCGCCACGGAGTACGGCCGCTCCGGTCGCGTCGCACTGTTCCGCAGCTGCGGAACACAACAGATCGAGTAGTTCGCTGGTGTCCGCGATCGCGGCCATCTGCCGAGCGAGACGACGAAGGGCCGCGTTCTCCGCGCTCCGCTCGGCGGCATCCTCTCTACTACCCGCCGGAACTGCTTCCGTCACCTCGATGATGAGTCGCTCATCAACGCTGCATACGGCGCGAACGCCGTAGCGTTCAATGCCATTCGTGTATGAGAGTTCGAGGTCGAAATGGCGAGTGGTCCCGTCCGCGCGCGCGGCGCGGAGCATCTGAGCCGCGTACTCTTCCTCAAAAAACGGAAACGCGGCGAAAAGATCTCGCCGCGTACATTCGGCGGCGGCACGACCGAAGATCCGCTCCCACTGCCGATTCAACATGAGGATGCGCCAATCCGCGCCGACGACGGCGATGGCGCTCCCGAGGGCGTCGAGCACAGCGGCGGCGTCGACCCGAACATCGCGCTGCGGAATTGAGTCCGCGAGCGGCGGCAGCGTCTTCGACGTCGTATCCGTCTCGCGAACCCGAGAGCGATCTCCAGGCTCGGCGGACTGAGCGCCGTCATCAATCGGCCGCACCCTCGCAGCCGACAGGCGGGACGCTTCCGTAACGTCCCGATCGTCGCGATTCACGTCTACGTCCTACGAGGTCACGAGGGAATTCGTGCGGCGCGAAGCGCCGGCCAAGGCAACGAAGCGGGCGCCGTTACCGCAGCGCGACGCCATGAGGCCGCCGCGCCGAGCATCTGCAACGCTTGTTCGGCTTCCAGCGTCGGCAGGTAGAGAAAGCCCGCGATGCCGTTCACGTCCAGCAAATGCACTTCCGCAGGCCGCCGTGTCAAGCTTACCGCGATCACCGGAAGGCGTGAGAGGAGTGGGTCGCGTTCCCAACCATCCAATGGAATCGTCGCGAGCAGGTCGTAATCACAGACTACCGCATCCGGCTGGTACGCAGCGGCCGCTTCCATTGCATCTTGGAGCCCGACGCCAGCGTGCGTGTTCACGCCCAGCGCAGTGAAGAAACGGCAGAGGTGATCACTGAGATACGGATGTCGCCCGACGCAGAGCACACGCATAGTTGGTCAATATACCGATGACCGACTCGTTTGTTCAGTTGATGTGCGGGTCTCGGCGGCGTGATGTGTATCACCCGAAGTGAATTGTTCTGACTCAGCTTGCGATGCGACTCGCGGTATGCGGCTCGGGCGCATTCATCTCTCCTGTATCATCGCGAGACACAGGTCGCCCGACGCGATCGTCTGCGGGAGTCGGTGTCATGTCCTGGTCGGGCATGCGCGCCGTGGTCGCTCGCTCCGCGGTTGCGGGGAGCGAAAGACGAAACGTGCTGCCGCGTCCCAGCTCTGAATGTAATGTCAAGGAGCCGCGCAGGAGCTCCGCCAGCCGACGTGAGATCGGTAATCCCAGCCCCGTGCCCTCGGTGAGCTGCGTTTTACCGAGCTGCACGAATTCCTGGAAGATGCGCTCCTGATCGTCGGGCGCTATTCCCTCGCCTTCGTCGATCACCTCGATGACGATGCCATTGTCATCGCGACGCGTGAGCGCAACGCGAATCGGCTTTCCACGGCCGAACTTGATTGCATTCGACAGCAAGTTGAGCAGAATTTGACGAACGCGACGCGGATCAGACACGACGCGAATCGAATCGCCGGTGTGCTCGATGCGAAGCGTTGAGCCGTACTGGTCGGCGAGGGGACGGACCGTGACGAACAGATCTTCGATGATCGAGGGGAAGCTCACGGGCTGTAATCGGAGATCGATCTTTCCCGCTTCGATCTTGGAGAGATCGAGGACATCGTTCACGAGCTCGAGCAGATGCTTTGCGGCCTTGTGGGTGCGCTCGATGCCTTCGCGCTGCTTCTCGTTCAGGGGACCATAGATGTTCTCGAGCAGCAACGTGCTATAGCCGAGCACGGCATTGATCGGCGTGCGCAGTTCATGACTCATCGATGCATAGAAGCGACTGCGTGCCGTCATCGCCCGTTCGAGATCCTGCTGGCGCTCGTTCAGCTCGTCGTTGAGTGCTTTGAGCTCGCTCATCGTACTCGCGAGCGAGACGGCCTGCTGCTTGAGCATTTCCTCATGACGAACGCGCTCTGAGACGTCACGTAAGATGAGCGTGTACGTCCGGTCTTCCCGGGACTTGAGCAGCGAGACGGATGCCTCGATCGGGAACGACTCTCCCGACGGGCGCTGTGCCGTGAGCTCGAGCGTGCTCGTCGCCGGGTCCGGCCGCTTCGGGTCGTTCCCGTCGCGGTCCTCAGCAAAGAGCTCGAGCTCCCGAACCGATTGCGCTTCGGCCGCGAAGAAGCGCGTGATCGGTGTGCCGACCGCTTCCGCGCTCGTGCACCCGAACATCGCCTCCGCCGCTGAATTGAAGAGGGTAATTCTGCCAGCTTCGTCGAACAGAATGATCGCGTCGAGCGCCGAAGTCACAACTTCACGAAAGCGAGCCTGCGACTCCCAGAGCTCGCGCATGTGCCGCAACTCCATCTCGCGACGCTCACTCTCGCGCACGAGCGCTTCCTTCGCCGCGACGTTGCGCTGGCGCACGTAGAGATCGACAAAGGCCGCGACTTTCGAGCGAAGAATCTCCGGTTGGAACGGTTTGAACAGGTAATCCACGGCGCCGACCGAGTAGCCTTCGAAGACGTACGCCTCTTCCTTGTTGATCGCCGTGAGGAAGATGATGGGGATGGACTTCGTGCGTTCGCGCGACTTGATGATGCGCGCCGTCTCGAAGCCGTTCATTCCCGGCATCTGCACATCGAGTAGAATCAGCGCGAAGTCGCGTTCGAGCAACCGGCGGAGCGTCTCCTCACCAGACGACGCCCGCACGAGGTGCTGATGGAGCGGCTCGAGGATGGCCTCCAGGGCAAGCAGATTCTCAGCGCGGTCGTCGACGATGAGAATATCGACTTGGTCGGCCGCCGCCGCAGGCGTCGTCTCCGGTTGGCGCGCGGTGGACGGCGCGCGGTTGCCGTTAGGCGAGAGCTGCCTGCCGTTCACGCGCCTCCTGGCGGCGCGCCGCGGCGCAGCGAATCAGCGCCGCGATCGAATGCCGCGCTGGGCCCGCGCGCGCCCTTTTCGGCCTTCGTTGTGGCATCGACGTCGCACAGCGTCGTTGCGATCTGCGCGATCGTTTGCACCTGAGCGCCCGGGACGCATCGAATTGCCGCGGAGGGCATCGCCGGGCTCTCGGCCGTGCTTGGATCCTGGACCAGGGCGAGGCCGCCTCGGTCAAAAATGCGCCTAAGTCCGCGTGATCCGTCGGAGTTCGCGCCGGTCAGAATCACGCCGATGGCTGCCGAGCCGTACGCGTCGGCGGCGGAATAGAACGTCACGTCGATCGACGGCCGGCTGTAACGGACAGGCGAATCCGTGGACAACTCGAAGACATCGCGATCGATGAGGAGGTGGTAGTCCGCTGGCGCGACGAACAGCATTCCCGGCTCGATCGGCATCTTGTCCTCGACCTCGCTAACGATGAGCTTCGTTCGCTCCTGCAGAAACGTGCTCAGCAGGTGATCGGAGTCACGATGGCGATGCTGCACCAGAACAGTCGGCAGTCGATAATCCGCCGGCAGTTTGCCCACCAGCTCGCGAAGTGCGTTGAGACCGCCCCAGGAGGTGCCGACGACCACGATCGAGTATGCCACGGGTTAATGCCGAAGAATTATTTCACCTTTCGGTACATCTTTTCCCGCGCGTGCAGTTTCTCGTAGCAAGGCTCGTACTTCGAGAAGCGCAACGTCTCCTTGGACCCAAGAGCGAGCACTCCGAACATGGAAAGACTCTCGTAAAACAAGGCATGCACGCGGTCTTGCAGTTCGCGATCGAAGTAAATCAGGACATTACGGCAGAAGATGACGTTGAACTCAGAAAATGACCGATCCGTGACGAGATTGTGCTGCGAGAATACGACATTCCGAGTGAGATTCGGGCTGAACAGTGCTCCGTCGTATTTCGCAGTATAGTACTCGGAGAACGACTGCTTCCCGCCCGCCCGGATGTAGTTCTCCGTGTATTCCTGCATTCGATTGAGCGGGAAGATTCCCGCTTTCGCCTGCCGCAATACGACGTCGTTGATGTCTGTCGCGTAGAGGCGAGACCGCTCGTACAGTCCTTCTTCGCTGAGCAGAATCGCCATCGAGTAGACTTCCTCGCCCGTAGAACAGCCTGCGTGCCAAATGCGAACGAAGGGCCACGTCCGCAATAACGGGATGGCGATCTGGCGAAAGGCTCGGTAAAAGCCCGGATCGCGGAACATCGCCGTCACGTTGACGGAGAGGTCGAGCAGCAGCCGCTCCATCATTTCCGGATCGTGAAGCACGCGCGCTTGCAGCTCCGAGATCGTGCGCAGGCCTTCGGCCTCGATGCGCTTCCACAGCCGGCGCCTGATCGAAGCGTACGCGTACGAGCGAAAGTCAAAGCCGTAATGCCGGAATATCCCCTCGAGCAACAGCTCGATCTCGAGTCGCTCGAGATCCGAGTTGTAGGCGACAGGTGGCCCGGTGAGCGCCTTGCTCGGTGTTACCGGTACAGCCATACTCGCATCAAACTGAGAAGCTGTTCGGTAT includes these proteins:
- a CDS encoding PAS domain-containing sensor histidine kinase, with amino-acid sequence MNRDDRDVTEASRLSAARVRPIDDGAQSAEPGDRSRVRETDTTSKTLPPLADSIPQRDVRVDAAAVLDALGSAIAVVGADWRILMLNRQWERIFGRAAAECTRRDLFAAFPFFEEEYAAQMLRAARADGTTRHFDLELSYTNGIERYGVRAVCSVDERLIIEVTEAVPAGSREDAAERSAENAALRRLARQMAAIADTSELLDLLCSAAAEQCDATGAAVLRGAGSEGEVVSAAGAMTLGLKRRFSLDGSVAKEALESGGVVSVENFTASQRPLARIVPELRIGPMLAAPLIAHERLLGILTVVRGDRAAAFLPTEAQRLRVIADHAALAMWKAELLEQSRAADRAKGRFLATISHELRTPLTALTGYEELLADEVMGPLTESQTDVLERMRSVTHHLTVMIEEVLAFSSIEAGGEVVRPTEFLAEDLVRAAAAIVEPLARQKLLRLACDFPADPVRLTSDVDKVRQIIVNLAGNAVKFTDDGEVRIVLSEIHSSGEAEGDERREVRIAVRDTGSGISPEDARRLFRPFSQVDAGLTRRHGGTGLGLYISQRLAQLLGGRIDVESELGAGSTFTLALPAD
- a CDS encoding response regulator is translated as MRVLCVGRHPYLSDHLCRFFTALGVNTHAGVGLQDAMEAAAAYQPDAVVCDYDLLATIPLDGWERDPLLSRLPVIAVSLTRRPAEVHLLDVNGIAGFLYLPTLEAEQALQMLGAAASWRRAAVTAPASLPWPALRAARIPS
- a CDS encoding ATP-binding protein, with protein sequence MNGRQLSPNGNRAPSTARQPETTPAAAADQVDILIVDDRAENLLALEAILEPLHQHLVRASSGEETLRRLLERDFALILLDVQMPGMNGFETARIIKSRERTKSIPIIFLTAINKEEAYVFEGYSVGAVDYLFKPFQPEILRSKVAAFVDLYVRQRNVAAKEALVRESERREMELRHMRELWESQARFREVVTSALDAIILFDEAGRITLFNSAAEAMFGCTSAEAVGTPITRFFAAEAQSVRELELFAEDRDGNDPKRPDPATSTLELTAQRPSGESFPIEASVSLLKSREDRTYTLILRDVSERVRHEEMLKQQAVSLASTMSELKALNDELNERQQDLERAMTARSRFYASMSHELRTPINAVLGYSTLLLENIYGPLNEKQREGIERTHKAAKHLLELVNDVLDLSKIEAGKIDLRLQPVSFPSIIEDLFVTVRPLADQYGSTLRIEHTGDSIRVVSDPRRVRQILLNLLSNAIKFGRGKPIRVALTRRDDNGIVIEVIDEGEGIAPDDQERIFQEFVQLGKTQLTEGTGLGLPISRRLAELLRGSLTLHSELGRGSTFRLSLPATAERATTARMPDQDMTPTPADDRVGRPVSRDDTGEMNAPEPHTASRIAS
- a CDS encoding chemotaxis protein CheB, producing MAYSIVVVGTSWGGLNALRELVGKLPADYRLPTVLVQHRHRDSDHLLSTFLQERTKLIVSEVEDKMPIEPGMLFVAPADYHLLIDRDVFELSTDSPVRYSRPSIDVTFYSAADAYGSAAIGVILTGANSDGSRGLRRIFDRGGLALVQDPSTAESPAMPSAAIRCVPGAQVQTIAQIATTLCDVDATTKAEKGARGPSAAFDRGADSLRRGAPPGGA
- a CDS encoding protein-glutamate O-methyltransferase CheR; this encodes MAVPVTPSKALTGPPVAYNSDLERLEIELLLEGIFRHYGFDFRSYAYASIRRRLWKRIEAEGLRTISELQARVLHDPEMMERLLLDLSVNVTAMFRDPGFYRAFRQIAIPLLRTWPFVRIWHAGCSTGEEVYSMAILLSEEGLYERSRLYATDINDVVLRQAKAGIFPLNRMQEYTENYIRAGGKQSFSEYYTAKYDGALFSPNLTRNVVFSQHNLVTDRSFSEFNVIFCRNVLIYFDRELQDRVHALFYESLSMFGVLALGSKETLRFSKYEPCYEKLHAREKMYRKVK